In Hamadaea flava, a genomic segment contains:
- a CDS encoding pentapeptide repeat-containing protein, with the protein MADRKHGHAPPPTESTLRGLDWYGEDLTGQTHTRVAFIEVDLTEAVGQNVTFTECTFRGVKFNASVHTDAAFINCTFTQCGFFDAGFTGCKLVGSMFDGCAYDLMTVTGGDWSFVGLPGADLRRTKFAGVRMREADLTGARLDGGSFRRVDLSGAWLAKSSMIGSDLRGSDLTALDPLTVQLAGAIIDVDQACVVAARLGLDVRAE; encoded by the coding sequence ATGGCTGATCGGAAGCATGGGCACGCGCCACCACCCACCGAGTCGACGCTGCGCGGGCTCGACTGGTACGGCGAGGACCTCACCGGCCAGACCCATACGCGGGTGGCGTTCATCGAGGTCGATCTGACCGAGGCCGTCGGGCAGAACGTGACGTTCACCGAGTGCACGTTTCGCGGCGTGAAGTTCAACGCCTCGGTCCACACCGACGCCGCGTTCATCAACTGCACGTTCACGCAGTGCGGGTTCTTCGACGCCGGCTTCACCGGCTGCAAGCTGGTCGGGAGCATGTTCGACGGGTGCGCGTACGACCTGATGACGGTGACCGGGGGCGACTGGTCGTTCGTCGGGCTGCCCGGCGCCGACCTGCGGCGGACGAAGTTCGCGGGCGTGCGGATGCGGGAGGCGGACCTGACCGGGGCGCGGCTGGACGGTGGCAGCTTCCGCCGGGTGGACCTGTCCGGCGCGTGGCTGGCCAAGTCGAGCATGATCGGCAGCGACCTGCGGGGGAGTGACCTGACCGCGCTCGATCCGCTGACCGTCCAGCTCGCCGGGGCGATCATCGACGTGGATCAGGCCTGCGTCGTCGCGGCCCGCCTCGGACTGGACGTACGCGCCGAATAG
- the gap gene encoding type I glyceraldehyde-3-phosphate dehydrogenase, with amino-acid sequence MTVRVGVNGFGRIGRALLRAQLRRREDVEIVAVNDLTDARTLAHLLKYDSTAGTLPTVVTGGDDTIEVDGTKIAVLAERDPARLPWQELGVDLVVESTGRFTDAHQARAHLDAGAKRVLISAPAKNEDLTLAIGINDDLYDPERHTIVSNASCTTNCLAPMAKILDDSFGIERGAMTTIHAYTQDQNLQDGPHRDPRRARAAALNLIPTTTGAAKAIGLVLPRLSGKLDGYSIRVPVPVGSLTDLTAELGRETTPDEINAAFRAAADGPLRGILEYTEEPIVSSDIVGSPASCVFDASLTKVVGGTQAKIYGWYDNETGFANRLLDTALRMAA; translated from the coding sequence ATGACCGTGCGTGTGGGTGTCAACGGTTTCGGCCGCATCGGCCGCGCCCTGCTCCGGGCCCAACTGCGCCGCCGGGAGGACGTCGAGATCGTCGCCGTCAACGACCTGACCGATGCGCGGACGCTCGCGCACCTGCTGAAGTACGACTCGACCGCCGGCACCTTGCCCACTGTCGTCACCGGCGGCGACGACACGATCGAAGTGGACGGCACGAAGATCGCCGTGCTGGCCGAACGGGATCCCGCCCGGCTGCCCTGGCAGGAGCTGGGGGTGGACCTCGTCGTCGAGTCGACCGGCCGGTTCACCGACGCGCACCAGGCTCGCGCGCACCTCGACGCGGGCGCGAAGCGGGTGCTGATCTCCGCACCCGCCAAGAACGAGGATCTGACTCTCGCGATCGGCATCAACGACGATCTGTACGATCCCGAGCGCCACACGATCGTCTCGAACGCGTCCTGCACCACGAACTGTCTCGCCCCGATGGCGAAGATCCTCGACGACTCCTTCGGCATCGAACGCGGCGCCATGACCACCATTCACGCGTACACGCAGGATCAGAATCTGCAGGACGGACCGCATCGCGACCCGCGGCGAGCGCGCGCGGCGGCGCTGAACCTGATCCCGACCACGACGGGCGCCGCGAAGGCGATCGGCCTGGTCCTGCCGCGACTGAGCGGCAAGCTGGACGGTTACTCGATCCGCGTGCCGGTGCCCGTCGGCTCGCTCACCGATCTGACCGCCGAACTCGGCCGCGAGACGACGCCGGACGAGATCAACGCCGCGTTCCGGGCGGCCGCCGACGGCCCGCTCCGCGGCATCCTGGAGTACACCGAGGAGCCGATCGTCTCCAGCGACATCGTCGGCAGCCCGGCCTCGTGCGTCTTCGACGCCAGCCTCACCAAGGTCGTCGGCGGCACCCAGGCCAAGATCTACGGCTGGTACGACAACGAGACCGGCTTCGCCAACCGACTCCTGGACACCGCGCTGCGGATGGCCGCCTGA
- a CDS encoding VOC family protein has protein sequence MTIRRMDNVGIVVTDLDSAIAFYTELGLELEGRAQIEGVWAANVVGLDGMRSEIAMMRTPDGHGRLELARYHSPDAIVTEPAILPPNTVGLHRVMFAVDDIEDTVARLRKHGGELVGEISRFEDSYLLCYLRGPEGTIIGLAEQLS, from the coding sequence ATGACGATTCGGCGAATGGACAACGTCGGCATCGTGGTGACCGATCTCGACTCGGCCATCGCGTTCTACACCGAGCTGGGCCTGGAGTTGGAAGGCCGCGCGCAGATCGAAGGGGTCTGGGCGGCGAACGTCGTCGGACTCGACGGGATGCGCAGCGAGATCGCGATGATGCGTACGCCCGACGGCCATGGGCGGCTGGAACTGGCGCGGTATCACTCGCCGGACGCGATCGTCACCGAGCCGGCGATCCTGCCGCCGAACACGGTCGGCCTGCATCGCGTGATGTTCGCGGTCGACGACATCGAGGACACCGTCGCCCGGCTGCGTAAGCACGGCGGCGAACTCGTCGGCGAGATCTCCCGGTTCGAGGACTCCTACCTGCTGTGCTACCTGCGCGGGCCGGAGGGCACCATCATCGGCCTGGCCGAGCAGCTCAGCTGA
- a CDS encoding CGNR zinc finger domain-containing protein → MEFNFFGGDLALDLTGTLGRRYGGTPVEFLHTPADLHRWLTAVGIADPSAAVDDQDLADARELREATYRLAYAAMTAYSSHRTVADDTAANASDRAVTADGLAVFDPADRAIVNQAAEVTPPLVRIDDTGALIRTGSVQQSLSLVARAAIALVTGPSAAQLHECEGPACTRMFLDNSARGTRRWCDMSRCGNRAKVAKFRARQTT, encoded by the coding sequence GTGGAGTTCAACTTCTTCGGCGGAGACCTCGCCCTCGACCTGACCGGCACGCTCGGCCGGCGGTACGGCGGCACCCCCGTGGAGTTCCTCCACACCCCGGCCGACCTGCATCGGTGGCTCACCGCCGTCGGCATCGCCGACCCCTCGGCCGCCGTGGACGATCAAGATCTCGCCGACGCCAGGGAACTGCGGGAAGCCACATATCGCCTCGCGTACGCCGCGATGACGGCGTACTCCAGCCATCGGACTGTGGCCGACGACACCGCCGCCAACGCCTCGGACCGCGCTGTCACGGCTGACGGCCTGGCCGTGTTCGACCCGGCCGACCGGGCCATCGTCAACCAGGCGGCCGAGGTCACGCCCCCGCTCGTCCGCATCGACGACACCGGCGCGCTGATCCGCACCGGCAGCGTGCAGCAGTCCCTGTCACTGGTCGCCCGAGCGGCGATCGCCCTCGTCACCGGCCCGTCGGCGGCTCAGCTGCACGAATGCGAAGGGCCCGCCTGCACCCGGATGTTCCTCGACAACTCCGCCCGCGGAACCCGGCGGTGGTGCGACATGAGCCGCTGCGGCAACCGGGCCAAGGTCGCGAAGTTCCGCGCCCGTCAGACCACATAG
- a CDS encoding NADPH-dependent F420 reductase, with the protein MRQQIGDEPDPAVGDEVVAVVAPHASILPGWFPPIGRNRLPSVDDMKISILGTGNMAAAVAQAWIGAGHTVTIAGRSADKAAELAGRLGAYAAAPSDAAAGADAVVVAVSWDGVPDMIELAGGSRGALRGVPVLDCTNPVDFGTGAHRLATGSAAETIAAQATGASVVKALHLYAGQMWLTSQERPRVVAMCGDDEAALDVVGRLVTDLGGTPVAVGGLDHARQLEEAAGFVVSLYGKGVDPSTAIPSVG; encoded by the coding sequence GTGCGACAGCAGATCGGTGACGAGCCGGATCCGGCAGTCGGAGACGAAGTCGTAGCAGTCGTCGCGCCCCATGCCTCGATCCTGCCAGGCTGGTTCCCACCGATCGGTAGGAACCGGCTGCCTAGCGTCGACGACATGAAGATCTCCATCCTGGGAACGGGAAACATGGCGGCAGCGGTGGCACAGGCCTGGATCGGCGCTGGGCATACCGTCACGATCGCGGGACGCTCGGCGGACAAGGCCGCTGAGCTGGCCGGGCGGCTCGGGGCGTACGCCGCGGCGCCGAGTGACGCGGCGGCGGGAGCGGACGCGGTCGTCGTCGCCGTGTCGTGGGACGGCGTACCGGACATGATCGAGCTGGCGGGCGGCTCGCGCGGCGCATTGCGGGGCGTGCCGGTGCTCGACTGCACGAACCCCGTCGACTTCGGCACCGGCGCGCATCGGCTGGCGACCGGTTCGGCGGCGGAGACGATCGCCGCGCAGGCGACCGGGGCATCCGTCGTCAAAGCCCTGCACCTGTACGCCGGCCAGATGTGGCTGACCTCGCAGGAGCGGCCCCGGGTCGTCGCGATGTGCGGCGACGACGAAGCCGCGCTGGACGTCGTCGGGCGGCTGGTCACCGACCTCGGTGGGACGCCGGTCGCGGTCGGCGGGCTGGACCATGCCCGGCAGCTGGAGGAGGCCGCCGGATTCGTGGTGAGCCTCTACGGCAAGGGCGTCGACCCCAGCACCGCCATCCCCAGCGTCGGCTGA
- a CDS encoding winged helix-turn-helix transcriptional regulator translates to MGRDDCYDFVSDCRIRLVTDLLSHSWDPVVLVALRIGPQRRSALITAIGDVSDKALTESLRRLAARGLVTRTSESTVRKVEYALTAVGESLVHGPLATLGQWALDHGDELMAPAAV, encoded by the coding sequence ATGGGGCGCGACGACTGCTACGACTTCGTCTCCGACTGCCGGATCCGGCTCGTCACCGATCTGCTGTCGCACAGCTGGGATCCGGTCGTGCTCGTCGCGCTGCGGATCGGCCCGCAGCGTCGCAGCGCGCTGATCACCGCGATCGGCGATGTCAGCGACAAGGCGCTCACCGAATCGTTGCGGCGGCTGGCCGCGCGCGGGCTGGTGACGCGTACCAGTGAGTCGACCGTGCGCAAGGTCGAATATGCCCTCACCGCCGTGGGCGAGTCGCTGGTACATGGACCGCTCGCGACCCTCGGGCAGTGGGCGCTGGACCACGGCGACGAGCTGATGGCGCCCGCCGCCGTGTAG
- a CDS encoding RICIN domain-containing protein — protein MLESSVKPLIAALASVAAGAAGVAVAILGPVPTAYAAAAFTSTAANANGGNCMDVPNGSTANGTQLIQWSCNNGTNQTFTFTPVSGTADQYTIGTAASGKCVDVYGVSTADNATIIQWSCGTGANQKFQLVPIIVSGLDKTFTLKAVHSGKCVVPTGGSSASNTGLVQSACSTATSRAWRLAGYPGGGSSPSPTSPTPTTTSGPPPTGTVRVFWLRPSDVTYDQRYPDGIAAVMREAQRYYQQELGKTFRLNTVVVEVVTGDHVRSWYENTPNGGDKYWWSVTNMQNELARKFSLNNPDSRWLCVGEISAEGDGAGGGASPGWVVLSGHDADGAAGVSGESMNRWYGGMVHELGHAFGLPDSSSTDGTPMSASFYSYPNTHFSQDQKNKILAGPYGSFLY, from the coding sequence ATGCTCGAATCTTCGGTCAAACCGCTCATCGCCGCTCTGGCCAGCGTCGCCGCCGGTGCGGCCGGGGTCGCCGTCGCGATCCTCGGCCCCGTGCCGACCGCGTACGCCGCCGCCGCGTTCACCTCGACCGCCGCCAACGCCAACGGCGGCAACTGCATGGACGTGCCCAACGGCTCGACGGCCAACGGCACCCAGCTCATCCAGTGGAGCTGCAACAACGGCACGAACCAGACGTTCACCTTCACCCCGGTCAGCGGCACCGCCGACCAGTACACGATCGGCACCGCGGCGTCTGGCAAGTGCGTCGACGTCTACGGCGTGTCCACCGCGGACAACGCCACGATCATCCAATGGAGCTGTGGCACCGGCGCGAACCAGAAGTTCCAGCTCGTGCCGATCATCGTCAGCGGCCTGGACAAGACGTTCACCCTCAAAGCCGTGCACTCGGGCAAGTGCGTCGTCCCGACCGGCGGATCGTCGGCGTCCAACACCGGCCTGGTGCAGTCGGCGTGCAGCACCGCGACCTCGCGTGCCTGGCGGCTGGCCGGCTACCCGGGCGGCGGCAGCAGCCCCAGCCCGACCAGCCCCACCCCGACCACCACCAGCGGGCCGCCGCCGACCGGAACCGTGCGCGTGTTCTGGCTCCGGCCCTCCGACGTGACTTACGACCAGCGTTACCCCGACGGGATCGCGGCCGTCATGCGCGAGGCCCAGCGGTACTACCAGCAGGAACTCGGCAAGACGTTCCGGCTCAACACCGTCGTCGTCGAAGTCGTCACCGGGGACCACGTGCGCAGCTGGTACGAGAACACCCCCAACGGCGGCGACAAGTACTGGTGGTCGGTCACCAACATGCAGAACGAACTCGCGCGCAAGTTCAGCCTGAACAACCCCGACAGCCGGTGGCTGTGCGTCGGCGAGATCAGCGCCGAGGGCGACGGCGCGGGCGGCGGGGCCAGCCCCGGCTGGGTGGTGCTCAGCGGCCACGACGCCGACGGCGCGGCCGGGGTCAGCGGGGAGTCGATGAACCGTTGGTACGGCGGCATGGTCCACGAACTCGGCCATGCCTTCGGGCTGCCGGACTCGTCGTCCACCGACGGCACCCCGATGTCCGCGTCCTTCTACAGCTACCCGAACACCCACTTCAGCCAGGACCAGAAGAACAAGATCCTCGCTGGCCCCTACGGTTCGTTCCTCTACTGA